TGTAGCGCCCCAGATAGCAGGAATCATGGTAGACAATCCGCTCTTTAACAGGGTGAATCGGCTTCAGCTTCTTCTTTGCCAGCAAATCGGCCAAGATTTGCGTATGGTGATAAATTTCCACACCTTCAAGGCCAAAATCAGGGTACTCATTCTTAAACAGATTATAAGCGTGAGGGTCAATGGTGATGATTTTCTTTACATCATATTGCTGAAAGAGCTGAATATTCTCCTCTGCTAGCTGCTGGAAGAGGAATTCATTACCTAAACGACGTGCAGTATCCCCAGAATTCTTCTCTTCATTACCCAAAATGGCATAGCTCACACCTGCCTTGTTCAGAAGGCGGACCAGGGTCTGGGCTATTTTTTTGCTACGAAGATCATAGGAACCCATGGAGCCTACAAAAAAGAGATATTCAAATTCCTTCACATCATGAACAGTTGGAACAGGGATACCTGCCAGTTCTCCTGTCCAAGCGCTCCGTTCCTTCTTGCTGAGACCCCATGGGTTCCCCTGTCGTTCAATATTCTGAAGGGCTCGTGATGCCTCTGAGCTCATACTACCTTCACTCATTACAAGGTAACGTCTTAAGTCGATGATCTTATCCACATGCTCATTCATCACGGGGCACTGATCCTCACAGTTCCGGCATGTGGTACATGCCCAGATCTCCTCTTCTGTGATCACACCACCGATCAAATTAGGGAGCGCTATCTCTTCACCACTTGCAGCACTCTCTTCAAGCTGCTCTGTTCCCTGTGTGGATATGCTTGCAAAATGGGCTAATTGGTTCCCTCTGGTATTCTGAAGGGCAAAGGCTGGCATCCACGGGGTACGCCCTGTGAGGGTAGCCCCGGTTTCCGTCAAATGATTGCGCATTTTGATGATCAAATGCATAGGTGAAAGGGTTTTGCCCGTATTACTGGCTGGGCATACATTGGTACAGCGTCCACATTCCACACAGGCATAGAGATCCAAGAGCTGCTTCTGATCAAAGTCCTGAATCTGCCGATTACCAAAGTATTCTGCCTCCTCATCCTCAAAACTCAATGACCGCAGCTTACTCTGATTTCTTCGTTTCAGTAATACATTGATCGGGGCCGCTAATAAATGCATATGCTTCGATTGTGGAATATAAACAAGTAAACCAAGGAGTGTAAGTAAGTGTAACCACCAAACAACGTAGAACAGTAGACCTGCCCAGTCTGGAGAAAGAAATGCAAAGAGGGAGGCGAGTGCAGAAGCCACCGGTTGATACAGTGTGGTTCCTTCTTGGAGCCACAGTTGTTCAAGGGCTGCAGAGAGCAAGACGGTAACCATTAAGACAAAGATGAGAACGACGATGATTCCCGCCTTCCACCCACGTTGTAGGCGAGGTAGCTTCTCGATATAGCGGCGATAGAAAGCATAGCTAATAGCTAGAATTACTAGAAGCGTGACAACCTCTTGCATCAATGTGAAGCTAGGATAGAAAGAACCAAAGGGAAGATGGACCCCTTTACTCAATCCCTTAACAATTAGATCGATTGCACCAAACTGTACAAGAATAAAACCATAAAAAAGTAGAATATGCATTATGCCACTTTTACGATCTTTTAGTAGCTTCCGCTGACCAAAGACATAGATCAGCAGGTTATGCCAGCGTTCTCTCCACGTTGTCGCTTCCTCAGGCCGTTTACCAAGACGGATAAATTGATAACGAGAGTAGACCACATGAAGAAAAAGTGTAATTGCATAGCCTGATACTATTAACACCGCAAGCCCATTGATCCATTGCCACAACATCATACTCCCCCTTCTTTTATATTTTTTCTACGCCTTACTTCCATATCTACTTGCCATAATCATATTTTTCATTATTGTAACATGTATTGAATGACCATTCATTCATTGTTTAAGAATTAAAACATTAAATCTTGCTAATTTTCTATTTTATTCAACCTTATCATATGCATGTCTGTCATATTTTGTTTATAATGAGAGAAATAGAAATCTTGTACGGAATTAATGAGGGGGGAAAATTATATGCATCATATCGGTTATCGCCTGCAAGTACTACGGAAGCTACGGAAGCTTACACAACGCCAATTGGCTGAAGGTATCTCTTCTACAGGCAAGGTAAGCCGTTACGAGAACGATCAAGAGCCTGTTCCTGCCAATTTGATTCCCATGTTTGCAAAACGCTTAGGGGTAAGTATCGATGAACTTACCGGAGCGTGTGAAACACAGCAGATCTTAGAAATCTCTAGGCGTTCTGATTCTACCTACCGACTGATCCATGAAAAGGAGTATGAAGAGGCGTGGGCGGAGATCCAACGAATTAAAGGGTTGCTTGCATCCATACTCAATGAAGAAGCACATATTGATGTGATCAATTTGGAAGCTATCTACTATGCACGATGGAAAGAGAATACAGCAGCCTATGAAGTGCTAAAAGGATTAAGTGCTTACCGATTCTCACAATATACGTCTCTCTTCTTCCGAATTCAGATCACCCTTGGAATTCTCCAATACAATCAGGGGAAATATTTAGAAGCATTAGACCACTTTATGCTAGCCATGGAAAGGAATACGAAGGATGGTTCCATCCATGAAGCGATTCTTTACTATTATCTAGCGCTTACCCATACTAGAATTTCGATGAATGCTCAAGGCACCTATTATGCGAAGATGGCTGCGCACCTCTTTCGTCAACAAGAAGCAATCTTTAACCTAAAAGAAACGGCACTCTTACGAGCGATCATCTACAGTGATGAAAAACGGTGGGAGGAGTCCTATGAGCAATCTAATATTGTCTTACAATATCCCATTAACTCTACTCGAGAAAAGCTACAACATGCTAAAGCATTGCACAATATTGGAATTTATTTTCGAGAGAAAGGTGAATGGGAAAAGTCACTGGAACACTTGAAAAGTTCGCTCCAATTGAAAAAGGAATTGGGCAACCCATCAGAGATTGCATTCACCATGTTAATTATCTGTCAGGTCTACCTAGCTAGTCATGACCACGATAGTTTTTTAACTTATATTACTGATTTTGAGAATCAATTTGCTAGTCAGCTACTCCCCATACATCAGGCCTTAATGTACCAGATGAAGGGAGAATATTACGTTGCCATCGAAAGTTTTCATAAGATGCAGCGAGAATATCTATTTGCTATTGAAAAATATCTCTCTGCAGGCGCTGAGAATTACGCTGCAAGGCTCTACTTTCTTCTTGCAGAGCATTTCAACTCTCCAGAGTATTATGCTAAAGCTGCTCGTATCTATAATACTTATTTTACAACCAACCTCTATCGGGAATGAAAAACTCCCTCTGTTTTAAGTCTACTAAAAATTTTTACTATAAAATGTTAAAATATTATGGATATATTTTCTATTTAAGTTATAATAAGTTTAGTATATTTTAGGAGGTGATTCTATGAAACGGTTTGCTTCTTTCTTACTTGCAGCCACGTTCACTTTCGCAGTGCTTCCAGCAGGACTCTCACACGACTTCCCTGACACAGTCGTTCCAACAGGACTTTCCCATGATTTCCCTGATGCTGTCGCCCCAACAGGACTCTCACATGACTTCCCTGACTTTGTTGCTCCAACAGGACTTTCCCATGACTTCCCTGATTAAGCCGATTGATGCGATACCTCCATTGCTGAATCTGACTTAATGCTAGGAGTGTCATCGTAGACCTATAGTAATAAGGGATTCTCCGAAGAGCAAGTAAGAATAATACATTATTCAAAAGGGCTGCCCATCGGTCCGTTTGTTTACCGATGGGACAGCCCTTTTTACACTTCTTTAGCATAAGGTGATGCCATAAAACGGAATAATCCATAGCCAAAAAATATGGCAGTCAAAGCTGAAAGTACCGTATATAGTGAAAAATAGGTAAAGGGGTATAGCTGGAAGATTGCATATCCCCAAAGAGCATACGGCGCCCATTGCTTCTCTGGCGTTACTAATAGTAGAAAAAATCCGAGATAGAAGCCAAAATAGGCAAGTTGGCTTAATGTACTCAACCAACCCCAGTGAATTGCCAAAGAAGCCCCCAGGATGAGATTGATAAAGCGGATCCCTAAGGAGATGAAGGTGAGATAAAGTGCAATGGGGAAAAGAAAATGAAGAATAGAAAAGGATGAAAGCCAAGTTTTAAACGCTCGAAGCAGATCGGCAAATTGTTGCATGTCAATCACCTCACTTTGTTTCATTCTTTTCTATGTTATTCTCGATGCCTTGAATATTTTCCTTCTTATGTACTTTTTCTACATATTTTTACAACGCATGGCCACAATGGCCACAGAATTTTGCTCCAGCTTTGATCGGTTGATTACATGCAGGACAGACAATTGGCTGAGGCTCTATGATCTCTACCTCGGGCATTTCCTCCGCTTTCATATCTTCTGTTATCATCTCCTCCGCTTCTTTGATCTCTACTCCTTCTTTGATTTCTCCTTCTTCTTCAGGGATGGGCTCTTGTTCCACTACTTCTGCATCTACAGATGGCTCAATAGGCTTTGGTAATTCAGGAAACTGGTGTCCACAAGCTGGGCAGAAGCGTGTCTCTATTGGTACCACTTGTCCACAGATACATTTCTTTTCGCCATTAAGTGCACGAATCTCTACTTCTAATTCTGCAATCTCTTGATCGATCCGTAGTATATCTGCGCAAGAAGCCAGAATCTCTTCATCAATGGCTAGTTGCTGTTCTTCATATTGCTTATAGAGGTGCTGACCCATCTTTTGATATAAGGTATTAATGTCTTGCTGCTTGCTACTAACCTGTTGTCGTAGCTTGTTCACTTCCATCATGGTTTTTGCCTTTGCGCCTGCGTCTGACATTCCTTGTTTCAGCTTATTGAAGAAACTCATTCTCCTGATCCTCCTTCAATTTGACATATTACATTAATAATCCTATTCACCAAAAACGACAAAAATCCTACTCCTTTCAGCAAGCTGAGATCAAAAAGAGAACAGTAAGGCTTGAAATCTTCCCACTGTTCTCCCATTCAGAAAAGTCCAATTGATTAATCTACCATATCTTGGTCCGTAAGAATTACGGGACCATCTGCAGTAATTGCAATGGTATGCTCATATTGTGCAGATAAGGAGCGATCCACAGTCCGTGCTGTCCATCCATCGGGATCAATTTTGGACTGCCATGCCCCAATATTTAGCATCGGTTCAATGGTGATTACCATGCCTTCTTTGAGACGAACGCCATGCCCTGGTCGCCCAAAATGAGGAACCTGCGGATCCTCATGCATCTGTTGACCAATCCCATGTCCGCAGAACTCTCGCACCACGCTTAAACCCTTTCCTTCTGCAAAAGTTTGAATGGCATGGCCGATATCACCGATGCGATTTCCTACGACTGCTTGTTCAATCCCGATGTAGAGAGATTCCTTCGTCACATCTAGTAAATTTTGAGCCTCTTCAGAGATATTACCAACTGCATAGGACCATGCAGAATCGGCTAGCCAGCCATCTAGATTGACCACCATGTCCACGGTAACAATATCCCCTTCCTTCAAGACCTGACTTCCAGGGAATCCATGACAGATCACTTCATTCACGGATGTACACGTCGCATAGGGATAACCATGATAGCCTTTTTGCTCTGGTGTGGCACCATGCTCTAAGATAAACTTCTCAGCAAATTCATCGATCTCTCGTGTCGTAATACCAGGTCGGATTAACTTGGCTAAGGCTTTATGCGTCTTGACTAGAATCTTGCCTGCTTCCCGCATCTTTTCAATTTCTTCTGCTGTTTTTATAATAATCATGCTTTGCACCTCATATATTTTGAATTCGTCTTTTACCCATATCCCTATTCTAATCTATTTCATCAGAAATGTGCTAATGCATGACCAAACTTCTTTTTGGGAAGTGTTATTCTCCGCGCTGGATTAACTGGTCTAGGATAAAGGATGCTACATCAGGGGCAGTGTGGCCAGGTCCAAACCCGGCATCGAAGCCCAATTCTAACGCCATTTCATGATTGATGCGTGGTCCCCCACAGATAACGATAAAGCGTTGACGTAGCTGGTCAGCCTCAAGGAGCTCGATTAAATTGGTCAGATTTTTAATATGCACCCCTTTTTGCGTCACTACCTGGGAGACAAGGATGGCATCAGCATTCAGCTCCACCGCTCGTGCCATCAGCCTTTCATTGGGTACCTGACTGCCTAAATTATACGCTTCCACCTCAGGATATCGTTCCAAGCCATAATCGCCATGATAACCTTTCATATTCATAATGGCATCGATCCCTACTGTATGGGCATCTGTGCCAGTGCATGCACCCACTACTACCATCTTTCGCCCTAATTGATGGCGAATGGCATGATTGATCTCTTCAAAGCTCCTCTGTTTGCTTTGGATTTTAGGCACTTCAATTTTCGTCATATCAACACTAGCCTGTGATTTCCCATAAAGGATAAAGAAGGAGTAACCCTCACCTAAATCCACGCTATGATAGATTTGTGGTTCCTCTAGTCCCATTGCAGCACAGAGCTGCTTAGCTGCCTCCTTCGCTTCTTCATTATGAGGAATAGGTAATGTAAACGACAATTGTACAATCCCATCTCCTAAGGTATCCCCATAGGGACGAATTCTCTTCCAATCTACCTGTTGAATCATGCTATCACCTCCCTTGGGCCTAATCCCAAGCGCTCCCGCAATAGCTCCTCGAAGGGGTTCCAATAGGTAGAATCTTTGAGCAACACACCAGATAGTCCCCTTCCACCATCTAATGGCCGTTTCACATCCGCAAAAAGTCCTGCACTGATGGCACTTAATAGCCCCGTCTCCTCAACCTCCTTAAGCATTTGAGCTGCTTTTGCTAGTACCTGCTGTGCTCGCCCTTCAATCTGCCCACCAGGGCGGAAGAGAATCTCCTCACCAAGATGGCGCATGTTGTTCATGATATAGCGAGCATTCTCTAGTGCCAAATAACGATCGTGCATATGAGGGGTGTGCATGGCTTCCGTCATCATCCCTAGTAATTGAATACCCTGCTGTGTCATGATCCCCACCATATTAAAGAGCGCATCCTGAAGATGGCCTTTAAAAATATTGCCTGTCATATGCTTGGTAGGAGGCATATATTTTAAAGGTGCCTCAGGAAAAATTTCCCGGGACATCTGTGCTTGTGCTAGCTCCCACAAAAAGCCATCCTCTAAATCTGGATTCATCTCAAAGGCATGACCTAATCCCATCTGCTGTGGGGGTAATCCAGATAACAACGCCAGTTGCTCATTGACGAGCTGGGATGCTAAGACGGTATGTGCTGCTTCTACAGCATCTGCCGTAGTAAGGTAATTATCCTCTCCGGTGTTGATAATAATGCCTGCATAGCTGTTAATCATCCGTGAAAAATACTGATCAACAAGGGTTCGCTGCATATTAATATCACGGAAGAGGATCCCGTACAGCGCATCGTTGAGCATCATATCTAGACGTTCAAGTGCACCCATGGCAGCGATTTCTGGCATACATAGCCCTGAACAATAATTGCAGAGACGGATATATCTCCCTAATTCTTCCCCTACTTCATCTAGAGCTGCCCGCATAATACGAAAGTTTTCCTGGGTAGCATAGGTACCACCAAAGCCCTCACGTGTGGCACCAAAGGGAACGAAATCGAGGAGACTCTGCCCTGTACTACGTATCACGGCAATGACATCTGCCCCTTGGCGAGCTGCTGTACGCGCCTGTACGATATCCTCATAGATATCACCCGTAGCTACAATTACATAGAGATAGGGCTGCTTCGCATCACCCTTCTTTGTAATGATCTGTTCACGGTATCGCCGTTGCTCTTCAATCTTGCGGAGATTTTGCTCAGAAAGCTCTCTCCCCTTTTTGTGCACTGCTTCTCTGCTTGCCTGAGGAAGCTGTGTCAATTTTATCTCTCCAGCTGCCACTCCCTCCACAAGCTCCTGAATCTCCACGTTAAGCTGCAAGGCGCCATTCACTAACCAGTAGGAGATACCCCGATTTAATGTACCTTCATCTAGGATCTGTTCAACCACCACATTGGGTAAAGGAACGCCATCACTATTAATCCCATCTACGCCAAAGAGACGAGTCACCGTCCGCTCAACAGCTACCGTCGTCCTTTGGGCAATGAAGCGGTCTACATCCTTGGCAATCCTGCCCGCAGACTGACGCGCTTGATCAATGATCTCTTGATCCAATCTTAGTTTCGCTTCCATTATGGTTCCTCCCTCCCGTTCTTGTTCTCTTTATATTCCGCCTCCACCGCTTGTAATAGGGGAGGGTATAGTCCGAGGATTTCAGCAATTCGTAAGGCTTCCTGCGGTATGGATTGCGTCTCTGTTGGATAAAGAGCATAATCCAGCTGACTTTGTAGATGAGCTAGCAACTCCTGCCACCTACCCTCAGCTGGATACTCTTCCGTTTCCAACCGTTCTAGCTCTCCTTGCAGTGCATTCATTCGAATGCCTCCAGTTTGATAAAAATGGAGCTTGGGAATAGAGAGGACAGCAGGGAAATGGGTGACGAAGAGCGTCATGCAACCACTGGTCTGCTGAAGATATTGAACAACTCCCCGAGCAAAGCGTGAGCCTTCAATGGGATTCGTCCCCCGTGCAAATTCATCAAAGCAGAGTAGGACAGACGTCCCCACACTTTTCTCCTGTAAGATGGTATGGACTGCCAGGAGATCGAAGCCAAAGGAGCTTAGACCTGCTCCTGCATCCTGCCCATCGCCTGTGAGCAGATAGAGTTCATGAAAAAGCTGCGTGGTTAACTGTTGGGCAGGAACCCAGAAGCCATATTGTACAAGGGATTGGAGAAAAATGATCGTACGTAAGGCTACGCTCTTCCCCCCCATGTTAGCACCTGTCAAAATCGTGACACCATCCGTTAACTCTAGAGAGATGGGAGTGAACGCAAACCGCTGCGCCAGCAGGGGATGAATACCTTTATCTACGCGAAAGAGACCAGTACCACTTAATTGCGGCTGCACCATTCCCCG
Above is a genomic segment from Rubeoparvulum massiliense containing:
- a CDS encoding (Fe-S)-binding protein; translated protein: MMLWQWINGLAVLIVSGYAITLFLHVVYSRYQFIRLGKRPEEATTWRERWHNLLIYVFGQRKLLKDRKSGIMHILLFYGFILVQFGAIDLIVKGLSKGVHLPFGSFYPSFTLMQEVVTLLVILAISYAFYRRYIEKLPRLQRGWKAGIIVVLIFVLMVTVLLSAALEQLWLQEGTTLYQPVASALASLFAFLSPDWAGLLFYVVWWLHLLTLLGLLVYIPQSKHMHLLAAPINVLLKRRNQSKLRSLSFEDEEAEYFGNRQIQDFDQKQLLDLYACVECGRCTNVCPASNTGKTLSPMHLIIKMRNHLTETGATLTGRTPWMPAFALQNTRGNQLAHFASISTQGTEQLEESAASGEEIALPNLIGGVITEEEIWACTTCRNCEDQCPVMNEHVDKIIDLRRYLVMSEGSMSSEASRALQNIERQGNPWGLSKKERSAWTGELAGIPVPTVHDVKEFEYLFFVGSMGSYDLRSKKIAQTLVRLLNKAGVSYAILGNEEKNSGDTARRLGNEFLFQQLAEENIQLFQQYDVKKIITIDPHAYNLFKNEYPDFGLEGVEIYHHTQILADLLAKKKLKPIHPVKERIVYHDSCYLGRYNDEYEAPRAILRAIPGVELVEMERNRENAMCCGAGGGMMWQEEREGTRVNVARTQQALAVSPTMIGSACPYCLTMLSDGTKQQEVEEQIQTLDVVEILAKSILGSAES
- a CDS encoding helix-turn-helix domain-containing protein yields the protein MHHIGYRLQVLRKLRKLTQRQLAEGISSTGKVSRYENDQEPVPANLIPMFAKRLGVSIDELTGACETQQILEISRRSDSTYRLIHEKEYEEAWAEIQRIKGLLASILNEEAHIDVINLEAIYYARWKENTAAYEVLKGLSAYRFSQYTSLFFRIQITLGILQYNQGKYLEALDHFMLAMERNTKDGSIHEAILYYYLALTHTRISMNAQGTYYAKMAAHLFRQQEAIFNLKETALLRAIIYSDEKRWEESYEQSNIVLQYPINSTREKLQHAKALHNIGIYFREKGEWEKSLEHLKSSLQLKKELGNPSEIAFTMLIICQVYLASHDHDSFLTYITDFENQFASQLLPIHQALMYQMKGEYYVAIESFHKMQREYLFAIEKYLSAGAENYAARLYFLLAEHFNSPEYYAKAARIYNTYFTTNLYRE
- a CDS encoding zinc ribbon domain-containing protein, with the translated sequence MSFFNKLKQGMSDAGAKAKTMMEVNKLRQQVSSKQQDINTLYQKMGQHLYKQYEEQQLAIDEEILASCADILRIDQEIAELEVEIRALNGEKKCICGQVVPIETRFCPACGHQFPELPKPIEPSVDAEVVEQEPIPEEEGEIKEGVEIKEAEEMITEDMKAEEMPEVEIIEPQPIVCPACNQPIKAGAKFCGHCGHAL
- the map gene encoding type I methionyl aminopeptidase yields the protein MIIIKTAEEIEKMREAGKILVKTHKALAKLIRPGITTREIDEFAEKFILEHGATPEQKGYHGYPYATCTSVNEVICHGFPGSQVLKEGDIVTVDMVVNLDGWLADSAWSYAVGNISEEAQNLLDVTKESLYIGIEQAVVGNRIGDIGHAIQTFAEGKGLSVVREFCGHGIGQQMHEDPQVPHFGRPGHGVRLKEGMVITIEPMLNIGAWQSKIDPDGWTARTVDRSLSAQYEHTIAITADGPVILTDQDMVD
- the kamE gene encoding lysine 5,6-aminomutase subunit beta — its product is MIQQVDWKRIRPYGDTLGDGIVQLSFTLPIPHNEEAKEAAKQLCAAMGLEEPQIYHSVDLGEGYSFFILYGKSQASVDMTKIEVPKIQSKQRSFEEINHAIRHQLGRKMVVVGACTGTDAHTVGIDAIMNMKGYHGDYGLERYPEVEAYNLGSQVPNERLMARAVELNADAILVSQVVTQKGVHIKNLTNLIELLEADQLRQRFIVICGGPRINHEMALELGFDAGFGPGHTAPDVASFILDQLIQRGE
- the kamD gene encoding lysine 5,6-aminomutase subunit alpha, giving the protein MEAKLRLDQEIIDQARQSAGRIAKDVDRFIAQRTTVAVERTVTRLFGVDGINSDGVPLPNVVVEQILDEGTLNRGISYWLVNGALQLNVEIQELVEGVAAGEIKLTQLPQASREAVHKKGRELSEQNLRKIEEQRRYREQIITKKGDAKQPYLYVIVATGDIYEDIVQARTAARQGADVIAVIRSTGQSLLDFVPFGATREGFGGTYATQENFRIMRAALDEVGEELGRYIRLCNYCSGLCMPEIAAMGALERLDMMLNDALYGILFRDINMQRTLVDQYFSRMINSYAGIIINTGEDNYLTTADAVEAAHTVLASQLVNEQLALLSGLPPQQMGLGHAFEMNPDLEDGFLWELAQAQMSREIFPEAPLKYMPPTKHMTGNIFKGHLQDALFNMVGIMTQQGIQLLGMMTEAMHTPHMHDRYLALENARYIMNNMRHLGEEILFRPGGQIEGRAQQVLAKAAQMLKEVEETGLLSAISAGLFADVKRPLDGGRGLSGVLLKDSTYWNPFEELLRERLGLGPREVIA